One Megalopta genalis isolate 19385.01 unplaced genomic scaffold, iyMegGena1_principal scaffold0359, whole genome shotgun sequence genomic window carries:
- the LOC143263182 gene encoding uncharacterized protein LOC143263182, with translation MEAAKAFFTERGSVKARLTIFKRFLESESANADLMALEKRVRANESLYELFNNVQTRIECAVIGTPQEEAQLAEREQFEDSYFSAMSKAEARLLEARGDSATATSSSNRVTPSLSDALPAVRLPTIKLPIFEGDCNQWIRFRDTFISLVHDSERLGDIDKFNYLTSSVTGAAARVIESYSVSAANYKLAWERLQEKYNDPKLLATHHLNSILDVEPLKKPSGKGLSEFVDTAINNVRALESILKPAELWDALISACLARKLDAGSLDEWDKRTTNSSSLPTFRELSKFLEQRSQYLDRRESNRSNVSKDGADRPRNKAHSERAIRTFVPAIHVASKIDKCVICNEQHVIAQCPKFLAMPFSKRFDTVKQSRLCFNCLLPGHSVKSCTRSKCRKCGKLHNTLLHRETTSQESLVSEEDREPSSSHVLQACSANVHSDCVVLSTASVLVADGKGRYHKCRALLDVGSQANFVTRELCERMGLPRLPTEKMVGGLGRVQSRVQSSAQIRLKSASGHFKSRLSCLVIETITEEMPNIPLNTFRVPVPTGLELADPDFQTPGRIDLLIGAGIFWDLLCVGQIKLGTGNLTLQKTRLGWVLGGSLRCPTPQSRTMSFHAATNAELENSLSRFWEVEEISASTPLFDPRDPCEQHFTKNTRRDKEGRFIVAIPFNERLHQLGESRTQAERRLINLERKFKRNPDLHAQYNGFLREYRDLRARRNSIRARAKLNPFLDDHGIIRVGGRLQNAPISFARRHPILVPNSGPLPALLIRREHLRLLHAGCQQTRASLCANYWIVSGGRITRKVLRGCIKCFKANPISAQPQMGILPADRVNPTRAFATCGVDYAGPFLIVDSGRSRTIRKAYLCLFICFTTKAIHLELSTDLTTDSFLNCFRRFISRRGKCRVIYSDNGTNFIGARNELRDLGELLASRAHNEKCARTLAQDHIQWQLIPPRAPHFGGLWERGVRSVKAHLRRVIGEQRLTFEEMCTILAQIEACLNSRPLYPLSSDPTDLNPLTPGHFLVGEALTALPHADLTDIRQNRLNRFQLLQQTIQHFWRRWQRDYLHNLQQRHKWKQGHGSPLKVGDMVLIKEDNLPPLKWALGRVVELHPGQDGISRVSTIRTTRGMLKRPASKICVLPIED, from the coding sequence ATGGAGGCAGCAAAGGCATTCTTTACTGAGCGCGGGTCTGTGAAGGCCAGGCTCACCATATTTAAAAGGTTTCTCGAGTCCGAGAGCGCGAACGCGGATCTAATGGCCCTCGAAAAACGCGTAAGAGCAAATGAGAGCCTGTACGAACTTTTCAATAACGTCCAGACTCGAATAGAATGCGCCGTCATAGGTACCCCGCAAGAAGAAGCGCAGTTAGCCGAGCGCGAGCAGTTTGAGGACTCGTATTTCAGTGCGATGTCCAAGGCCGAAGCACGCCTATTAGAGGCTCGTGGCGACTCCGCTACCGCGACGAGTAGTTCGAATCGCGTTACACCGTCGTTGTCCGATGCCTTGCCCGCGGTTCGTCTACCCACAATCAAACTCCCCATATTTGAAGGGGATTGTAACCAATGGATCCGTTTTCGGGACACATTTATCTCGTTGGTGCACGATAGCGAAAGACTAGGTGACATCGACAAGTTTAATTACCTAACGTCGTCGGTGACTGGAGCGGCCGCTCGCGTCATCGAGTCATATAGTGTTTCTGCAGCCAACTACAAATTAGCTTGGGAACGGCTGCAGGAAAAATATAATGATCCGAAGTTGCTCGCGACCCACCACTTAAACTCCATATTAGATGTAGAGCCACTAAAGAAGCCGAGTGGCAAAGGGCTTAGCGAATTTGTAGATACTGCAATTAATAACGTGCGTGCTCTCGAATCAATTCTCAAACCCGCGGAACTTTGGGATGCGCTCATTAGCGCCTGTTTAGCTAGAAAACTAGACGCGGGTTCTCTAGACGAATGGGATAAGCGTACCACGAACTCAAGTTCGTTGCCCACCTTTCGTGAACTATCAAAGTTCCTAGAGCAGCGGTCCCAATATCTCGACCGAAGAGAATCTAATAGATCGAACGTTAGTAAGGATGGAGCTGATCGCCCCAGGAACAAGGCGCATAGTGAAAGAGCCATCAGGACCTTTGTACCCGCGATTCATGTTGCGAGCAAAATAGATAAATGTGTAATATGCAACGAGCAGCACGTGATTGCGCAGTGTCCCAAATTTCTAGCTATGCCCTTTTCAAAAAGATTCGACACGGTGAAGCAATCACGGTTGTGCTTCAATTGTTTACTGCCTGGCCACAGTGTGAAATCGTGTACTCGGTCAAAGTGTCGAAAATGCGGAAAGCTACACAACACCTTGCTCCATAGAGAGACGACTTCTCAGGAAAGTCTGGTCAGCGAGGAAGACCGCGAGCCATCCTCGTCGCACGTGTTACAAGCATGCTCCGCTAACGTCCACTCTGATTGCGTAGTTCTGTCAACGGCATCGGTGTTAGTAGCTGATGGCAAGGGAAGGTATCACAAATGCCGAGCATTGTTAGATGTAGGGTCACAGGCAAATTTCGTAACTAGAGAGCTTTGCGAGCGCATGGGGTTGCCTCGTCTGCCCACCGAAAAGATGGTCGGTGGCTTGGGACGAGTGCAAAGTAGAGTCCAATCCTCCGCTCAGATAAGGTTAAAATCCGCGTCTGGCCATTTCAAATCGCGTCTTTCCTGTTTGGTGATAGAAACTATCACGGAGGAAATGCCCAACATCCCTTTGAACACGTTCAGAGTTCCGGTACCAACCGGATTAGAATTAGCCGATCCCGATTTCCAGACGCCGGGTCGGATTGACCTGTTAATAGGAGCAGGAATCTTTTGGGATCTCTTATGCGTTGGTCAGATCAAATTGGGAACCGGGAATTTAACATTGCAGAAAACCCGACTCGGCTGGGTGTTAGGCGGTAGTCTGCGATGTCCGACACCGCAATCAAGGACCATGTCATTTCACGCGGCAACCAATGCCGAACTAGAGAACAGTTTGTCGCGTTTTTGGGAGGTCGAGGAAATTAGTGCTTCCACTCCCCTGTTCGATCCCCGCGATCCTTGCGAACAGCATTTCACCAAAAACACAAGGCGCGATAAGGAAGGTCGCTTCATCGTAGCCATTCCATTCAATGAGAGGCTTCACCAATTAGGCGAGTCGCGCACTCAAGCGGAGCGGCGATTAATTAATCTGGAGCGCAAGTTCAAAAGAAATCCTGACCTGCACGCACAATACAACGGGTTTCTCCGCGAATACCGGGACCTCCGAGCGCGTCGTAATTCGATTCGTGCAAGAGCAAAATTAAATCCCTTTTTAGATGATCACGGGATCATTAGGGTGGGCGGTCGCCTCCAGAACGCTCCGATAAGCTTCGCACGGAGGCATCCGATATTAGTACCGAATTCGGGTCCATTGCCCGCGTTATTAATTAGGCGCGAGCATTTGCGACTGCTTCACGCTGGTTGCCAGCAGACGCGCGCTTCTCTTTGCGCTAACTACTGGATTGTGTCTGGTGGACGGATTACGCGTAAGGTTTTGCGCGGTTGTATAAAATGTTTCAAGGCGAATCCTATCAGCGCGCAACCCCAAATGGGCATTCTACCTGCCGATCGGGTTAACCCCACTCGCGCCTTCGCTACCTGCGGCGTAGACTATGCCGGCCCGTTTTTGATAGTGGACAGCGGGCGCTCTCGGACAATAAGAAAGGCTTATCTTTGTTTGTTTATATGTTTCACCACAAAGGCAATTCATTTAGAATTATCGACAGACTTGACCACCGACTCATTTTTGAATTGCTTTCGGAGATTCATCTCGCGTAGAGGAAAGTGTCGTGTCATTTATTCTGACAATGGGACAAACTTCATTGGGGCGAGAAATGAATTAAGGGATTTGGGTGAGCTATTGGCATCCCGTGCTCACAATGAAAAATGCGCAAGGACGTTGGCCCAAGACCACATTCAGTGGCAGTTGATCCCACCACGCGCTCCACACTTTGGCGGTTTATGGGAACGTGGGGTTCGATCAGTAAAGGCACATCTGAGGCGCGTGATAGGGGAGCAAAGGCTCACATTCGAGGAAATGTGCACGATACTGGCGCAAATTGAAGCCTGCCTCAATTCCCGTCCCCTATATCCATTGTCTTCCGATCCAACCGATCTCAACCCATTAACCCCTGGTCACTTCCTTGTGGGAGAAGCATTAACGGCTCTACCCCATGCCGATCTCACTGATATTCGTCAAAATAGGCTTAACAGGTTCCAGTTGCTACAGCAAACGATCCAACATTTTTGGCGGCGATGGCAGCGAGACTACCTGCATAATCTCCAGCAACGCCATAAATGGAAGCAGGGACACGGCAGTCCTCTCAAGGTCGGGGACATGGTCCTTATCAAGGAGGACAACCTTCCACCCCTGAAGTGGGCATTGGGACGCGTGGTTGAGCTGCATCCGGGCCAGGATGGCATCAGCAGAGTGTCCACCATTCGCACTACCCGTGGAATGCTCAAGAGACCAGCGTCTAAAATTTGTGTGCTGCCCATAGAAGACTAA